Part of the Candidatus Krumholzibacteriota bacterium genome is shown below.
GTGACCGCCAGCTTTAAATTCAATTGTTCGGAAACAAAGGACTGTTCCAGCGATTGAACTTCCGCTTCCGCCGCCTGTTTGGTATGTTTTAATTTTCCCCCGGTAAATATGGGTTGACTGATAGAAATAGTTGGGAAAAGATCATGTTGAATATTTCCCAGCACCTGTTTCCTGAACCCGGGCACAATATCCAGATAACCGTATGAAAAATTCCCTTCGATTTTCGGCAGCAGCTCTCCTTCGGCCTGCTGAAGCCTTGCCTGACCGGCTTTGGTGCGCGACGCAGCTTTTTTCAACAGCTCGTTGTTGGCGAGAGCCTCCTGCATCGCATCATGTAACGAAATGGCGCTAGTGTCTGAAACCGTTTGCTGGGCATGAAGCACTAGGGGAATGAATAACGAGTAAAGCACGATAATAATTTTTCGTTTCATATTAACTCCAATGATTTTATTCTCAATTATAATGCAATCCCATACGCCCGATTAATGGCTGGAAGGAGATTTTTCAGTATTTTTTCTGCTGACGCTTTATTATCGTTGCCCACACTCAATGCCAGATCATCCAGTTGTGCGGATAGCGTTTTCAGGGCAGTCTGATAATTCTTGCAGCGTGCTTCATTATCAGGCGCGGGGCAGGGCGCCAAGAAAACATTGTCCCGAAGCTTCAGCAGATCGCCCAGCATCGGCTTAATGGAAGCCAATCCTGATTTTTGCTCTTCACTGATCATCTTTTTCGCCAGCTTGCGCAAGTGAAACAGCCGGTCCGCCGCATAGACCAGGTTATTTTCTTCATGCATTTTTACAAACAAGGCGCAGGTTGCGCCACAAGTTTTTAGTGCATCTCTAAACATTCCGTTAGCCAAATGCTTTTCCATATCGATCATGCCTTGATGAATTGCATCCAGACGGGCACTGAATTTCTTGTCCTGCTTGTATTGGGCCGGCGGCTGGCTCTGGAATTTTTGCTGGACGTTTTCCCATAACGCCGTGGACTGTCGGATATGTTCCAGTCCTTTCGCTTGCTTTTGAGAATCTTCCTGTTTGATTAATTCCTGCACAATGGCGCAGTACTTCCTCATTTTCTGTCGGCTTTGAAGCACCATGGTATCGAAATTCTTAAGTTCTGCAGAAAAAACTGGTTCTTGTATCGGAAAAACCGAATCGGCGATACCCACTAAAATGCCAAAGGCAAGCAAGAAAACAGAATAATTAAAAAAATTTGATTTTCGCATGACTGTTTCCTCCAATTTCAATTTAATGTTCATGTCAATATACGCCCCAGATCAGATATACACCTCCCAGAATCACCAGAATCCCGCAGATCTTTTTCAGGATCACAGCGCCTTTGGACCGTTCGTTCCAGTGCAGGTATTTCTGTACCATGCTGGTGAAGGTCCCGGCCAGTACAATAATCGAACAGTGCCCGATGGCATACACAAGGATCAAAGATCCGGCAACTACGGGTTGTGATGAGGCTGTATTGAATACAATCCCCAGCATGGGCGCCATATAGGCGAATGTGCACGGGCCAAGGGCTACGCCAAAAAGCAGGCCAATGATAAACGCGGCCAAAGCGCCCTTTTTCTTCATTTTGGGCTGATTGTGAACGCCCAGAAAAGGCAGATTGATGATTTCAAGAAGATGCAGGCCGATTACAAAGAAAATCACGGCGACCGCGTAATTGCCGATCTTTCCCACATCGCCCATAATGCGCCCCATCAGCCCCGTGATCAGCCCGATGACCGCGATGGTAATCAGTATACCGGCAGAGAAAAGTGCGGCCAGGATGAACGCGCGCTTCTTTGCGACAATGCCCTGGCCGTCGATGAATCCCACGATCAGCGGGATAGACGATAAATGACACGGGCTGAGCAGTATGCTCAAAATACCCCATAAAAAGGATGCGGTCAGGGCAAGCCATGCCGCGCCGCTCAGGCTTTGGGTCAACCAGACGAACAAATCTTGTATCATTTCACACCCTTCTTTTTCAATACCTCGACCAGCTCTTCCTTGGGGAAAAATCCTTCATGCCGAAAATATTCATTGCCGTCTTTATCCAGAAAAATCTGGG
Proteins encoded:
- a CDS encoding cytochrome c biogenesis protein CcdA; its protein translation is MIQDLFVWLTQSLSGAAWLALTASFLWGILSILLSPCHLSSIPLIVGFIDGQGIVAKKRAFILAALFSAGILITIAVIGLITGLMGRIMGDVGKIGNYAVAVIFFVIGLHLLEIINLPFLGVHNQPKMKKKGALAAFIIGLLFGVALGPCTFAYMAPMLGIVFNTASSQPVVAGSLILVYAIGHCSIIVLAGTFTSMVQKYLHWNERSKGAVILKKICGILVILGGVYLIWGVY